In the Nicotiana tabacum cultivar K326 chromosome 16, ASM71507v2, whole genome shotgun sequence genome, one interval contains:
- the LOC142170224 gene encoding uncharacterized protein LOC142170224, whose translation MPLTTILHVNIFDVWDIDFMGPFVSSCGNTYILVVADYVSKWVEAVDLPNNEARGVVAFLKKSIFTRFGTPRAIISHGVSHFCNKAFDTLLAKYGVNHKDYKTTYKDPIGMSPYRLVFGKVSNLLVELEHKSMWALRKLKLEWDVATNLRVEQLNELDECRLALMSCCSLERTDKVGTFPSPAGPADLPSPDGPEGRPATRWRTCVSMP comes from the exons atgcctctcaccactattcttcaTGTTAACATATTTGATGTGTGGGacattgacttcatgggaccttttgtgagttcatgtggcaACACGTACATTCTGGTGGTCGCTgattatgtttcaaagtgggttgaggccgtgGACTTACCAAACAATGAGGCCCGGGGTGTTGTggcttttctcaagaagagtattTTTACACGAtttggcactcctagagcaaTCATTAGTCATGGAGTGTCTCATTTCTGCAATAAggcatttgacactttgcttgcaaagtatggtgtcaatcacaag GATTACAAGACTACTTACAAGGatccgattggtatgtcaccatatcgGTTAGTGTTTGGGAAAGTTTCCAATCTCCTGGTTGAGTTGGAGCACAagtccatgtgggctttgagaaagttgaaacttgaatgggatgttgcaacAAATCTCCGGGTGgagcaactcaatgagcttgatgagtgCCG CTTGGCTTTGATGTCCTGTTGCTCCTTAGAAAGGACGGATAAAGTCGGAACCTTTCCTTCGCCAGCTGGACCTGCTGATTTGCCCTCTCCGGATGGTCCCGAAGGAAGACCCGCTACAAGATGGCGTACCTGTGTATCCATGCCATAA